In one Microbacterium invictum genomic region, the following are encoded:
- a CDS encoding IclR family transcriptional regulator: protein MSVISDSAVAGGRPQVPAADQTLRMLSYLARQRGPVPARTIADALTLPRSTVYHLLTTMERRGFVVHVTTERRWGLGIAAFELGGGYARQQPLARLGRPVVAALADRAGQSAHLAVMSGRDVLYIVEERAPGRPALVTDVGVRLPAHLTATGRAMLAALPPAQVRALFPDAGAFSDRTGRGPRRLSELRQVLRAVRAEGVAEEHGEVTLGFGSVAAVVLDHAGWPAAAVATTWAEDDADADDGMAALVRETAGTLTRRIGG from the coding sequence GTGTCTGTGATCTCAGACAGTGCCGTCGCCGGGGGACGCCCGCAGGTGCCCGCCGCCGACCAGACCTTGCGGATGCTCTCCTATCTCGCCCGACAGCGCGGACCCGTCCCCGCCCGGACCATCGCCGACGCCCTCACTCTGCCCCGCTCGACCGTCTACCACCTGCTCACGACGATGGAACGGCGCGGCTTCGTGGTCCACGTGACGACGGAACGTCGGTGGGGCCTCGGCATCGCCGCCTTCGAGCTGGGTGGCGGGTATGCACGCCAGCAGCCGCTCGCCCGTCTCGGGCGCCCCGTCGTGGCAGCGCTCGCCGACCGTGCCGGCCAGAGCGCGCACCTCGCGGTGATGAGCGGTCGCGATGTGCTCTACATCGTCGAGGAACGCGCGCCGGGTCGCCCCGCCCTGGTGACCGATGTCGGGGTGCGTCTTCCCGCCCACCTCACCGCGACGGGTCGGGCGATGCTGGCCGCCCTTCCCCCGGCGCAGGTGCGTGCGCTGTTCCCCGATGCGGGGGCCTTCTCCGACCGCACCGGGCGAGGTCCGCGGCGCCTGAGCGAGCTCCGCCAGGTCCTCCGTGCCGTCCGCGCCGAGGGGGTCGCCGAGGAGCACGGTGAGGTCACGCTCGGATTCGGCTCGGTCGCTGCCGTCGTCCTGGACCACGCCGGGTGGCCCGCCGCAGCGGTCGCCACGACCTGGGCCGAGGATGACGCCGATGCCGATGACGGGATGGCGGCACTCGTCCGCGAGACCGCCGGCACCCTGACCCGCCGGATCGGCGGGTGA
- the hutH gene encoding histidine ammonia-lyase, which produces MSLLSTTTEVLLGDHPLAPAEVVAVARHGASVRVSSAALARVTDSRALIERLADDPRPHYGISTGFGALATTFIAPERRRQLQASLIRSHAAGTGAEVEDEVVRALQLLRLQTLASGHTGVRAEVVELYAAMLNAGITPVVREYGSLGCSGDLAPLAHVALAAMGEGEVRVGCGEVTSARDALAAASLTSVVLEEKEGLALINGTDGMLGMLLLAAHDLEMLLDTADVAAALSIESQLGTDAVFAADLMALRPHPGQRDAAAQLRALLAGSGIVASHRDPAVCTRVQDAYSLRCSPQVHGAARDTLAHASTVAARELAAAIDNPVVTPDGRVESNGNFHGAPLAYVLDFLAIAVADVASISERRTDRALDVARNQGLPPFLAHEPGVDSGFMIAQYAAAGIVSELKRLAAPASVDSIPSSAMQEDHVSMGWAAGRKLRRALDGLARVLAIEVMVGVRAQLLRAPLRPAAATGAVADLVRGVSGGPGPDRFLSPEIEAVTGLVSAGAVARSAASALSSTAPKEDS; this is translated from the coding sequence ATGTCCCTACTGTCCACGACCACGGAAGTGCTCCTCGGCGATCATCCCCTCGCCCCGGCCGAGGTCGTCGCCGTCGCGCGCCACGGCGCGTCGGTGCGCGTGTCGTCCGCCGCGCTCGCCCGCGTGACCGACTCCCGTGCCCTGATCGAGAGACTCGCCGACGACCCGCGTCCGCACTACGGCATCTCGACGGGTTTCGGCGCCCTCGCGACCACCTTCATCGCCCCCGAGCGACGCCGTCAGCTGCAGGCGAGCCTCATCCGCTCGCACGCCGCCGGAACGGGCGCTGAGGTCGAGGACGAGGTGGTCCGGGCGCTGCAGCTCCTGCGCCTGCAGACCCTCGCCTCGGGACACACGGGCGTGCGCGCCGAGGTCGTGGAGCTGTACGCGGCGATGCTGAATGCGGGGATCACGCCGGTCGTCCGCGAGTACGGGTCTCTCGGGTGCTCGGGCGATCTCGCGCCCCTGGCGCACGTCGCCCTCGCAGCGATGGGAGAAGGGGAAGTGCGGGTGGGCTGCGGCGAGGTCACGTCGGCGCGCGACGCGCTCGCCGCGGCATCCCTCACCTCCGTCGTCCTCGAGGAGAAGGAGGGACTCGCGCTCATCAACGGCACCGACGGGATGCTGGGGATGCTGCTCCTGGCCGCCCACGACCTCGAGATGCTCCTCGACACCGCCGATGTCGCCGCAGCGCTCTCCATCGAGAGCCAGCTCGGCACCGACGCCGTCTTCGCCGCCGACCTCATGGCACTCCGGCCCCACCCGGGACAGCGCGATGCCGCCGCTCAACTGCGGGCGCTCCTCGCCGGCTCGGGCATCGTCGCCAGCCATCGCGACCCGGCCGTCTGCACACGCGTGCAGGACGCCTACTCGCTCCGGTGCAGTCCGCAGGTGCACGGTGCCGCGCGCGACACCCTCGCGCACGCCTCGACCGTCGCCGCCCGCGAACTCGCCGCCGCCATCGACAATCCCGTCGTGACACCCGATGGCCGGGTGGAGTCGAACGGCAACTTCCACGGCGCGCCCCTCGCCTACGTCCTGGACTTCCTCGCGATCGCCGTGGCCGACGTGGCGTCGATCTCGGAGCGACGCACCGACCGCGCGCTCGACGTCGCGCGCAACCAGGGCCTGCCGCCCTTCCTCGCCCACGAGCCCGGGGTCGACTCGGGGTTCATGATCGCTCAGTACGCCGCAGCCGGCATCGTGTCGGAGCTCAAGCGCCTCGCCGCACCCGCCTCGGTCGATTCGATCCCGTCCTCGGCGATGCAGGAGGACCACGTGTCGATGGGGTGGGCGGCGGGTCGCAAACTCCGTCGTGCCCTCGACGGCCTGGCACGCGTGCTGGCGATCGAGGTGATGGTCGGCGTCCGGGCGCAGCTGCTTCGCGCGCCGCTCCGGCCCGCCGCCGCCACCGGTGCGGTCGCCGACCTCGTCCGTGGAGTGTCCGGCGGGCCCGGACCCGACCGCTTCCTCTCGCCCGAGATCGAGGCGGTCACGGGCCTCGTCTCGGCCGGCGCCGTCGCACGCTCCGCGGCGTCCGCTCTCTCGTCCACCGCACCGAAGGAGGATTCATGA